One window from the genome of Solea solea chromosome 13, fSolSol10.1, whole genome shotgun sequence encodes:
- the ptdss1a gene encoding phosphatidylserine synthase 1: MASAYSGSHTLSKDDVNYRMHFRMINEQQVEDITLDFFYKPHTITLLTCTVVSLMYFAFTRDDGHPDSNLWVGLILVTSFFLVISVLAFPNGPFTRPHPAIWRIVFGLSVLYFLFLVFIIFLNWHQVKQLMYWLDPNLRYAKREADIMEYAVNCHVITWERILSHFDIFAFSHFWGWGMKALLIRSYGLCWTISITWELTELFFMHLLPNFAECWWDQVILDILLCNGGGIWLGMTVCRFLEMRTYHWASIKDIHTTTGKIKRAVLQFTPASWTYVRWLDPTSSLQRVTGVYLFMIIWQLTELNTFFLKHIFVFPASHALSWCRILFVGIITAPTVRQYYAYLTDTQCKRVGTQCWVFGAIAFLEALACIKFGQDLFSKTQILYVILWLLCVAFITFLCLYVMVWYAENYGPKGKSLSDWDDSNYSESPDHVSQAFKGETVMDEDSPTTRRRGKDSRKTRSFNGLDGQ, encoded by the exons atggCGTCCGCGTACAGCGGATCACACACCTTGAGCAAGGATGATGTGAACTACAGGATGCATTTCCGCATGATAAACGAGCAGCAGGTGGAAGATATCACCTTAGACTTCTTCTACAAACCACACACGATAACGCTGCTGACATGCACGGTGGTCAGCCTCATGTACTTCGCCTTTACTAG AGATGATGGACACCCTGACAGTAATCTCTGGGTGGGGCTCATCCTGGTCACCTCCTTCTTCCTTGTCATAAGTGTTTTGGCATTTCCCAATG GGCCATTCACCAGACCACATCCAGCTATATGGAGAATAGTTTTTG GTCTGAGTGTCctctacttcctgttcctggttttcatcatcttcctcaACTGGCATCAGGTGAAGCAGCTCATGTATTGGTTGGACCCAAACCTGCGCTATGCCAAGAGAGAAGCAGACATAATG GAATATGCTGTGAACTGCCATGTGATCACATGGGAGCGAATCCTgagccattttgacatttttgcattCAGTCATTTCTGGGGCTGGGGGATGAAGGCCCTGCTCATCAGAAGCTATGGACTGTGCTGGACCATTAGTATTACCTGGGAGCTTACTGAG CTCTTTTTCATGCATCTGCTGCCTAACTTTGCTGAGTGCTGGTGGGACCAGGTGATTCTGGACATTCTGCTCTGTAATGGAGGAGGCATCTGGCTTGGCATGACTGTGTGTCGCTTTTTGGAGATGAGGACCTACCACTGGGCCAGTATAAA GGACATCCACACCACCACAGGGAAGATAAAACGTGCCGTGTTACAGTTCACTCCTGCGAGCTGGACCTATGTACGCTGGCTGGACCCAACGTCTTCCCTGCAGCGAGTGACGGGCGTCTATCTGTTCATGATCATCTGGCAG CTGACGGAGTTGAACACATTCTTCCTCAAGCACATTTTTGTCTTTCCTGCCAGCCACGCTCTTAGCTGGTGTCGAATCTTGTTTGTCGGGATCATCACCGCTCCAACAGTGAG ACAGTATTACGCGTACCTAACAGACACGCAGTGCAAGAGAGTTGGGACCCAGTGTTGGGTGTTTGG GGCAATTGCGTTTCTGGAGGCCTTGGCCTGTATTAAGTTTGGACAGGATTTGTTCTCAAAAACACAGATTCTCTATGTGATCCTCTGGCTTCTGTGTGTG gCCTTCATTACATTCCTTTGCCTATATGTAATGGTGTGGTATGCGGAAAATTATGGTCCAAAAGGAAAG agCCTCTCAGATTGGGATGACAGCAATTACTCGGAATCTCCTGACCATGTGTCACAGgcatttaaag GAGAGACGGTGATGGATGAAGACAGCCCTACGACCAGACGGAGAGGGAAGGACTCAAGAAAGACCAGATCCTTCAACGGCCTGGACGGCCAGTAG
- the LOC131470883 gene encoding uncharacterized protein LOC131470883 — MRRTFECNESMIITIPIGNLKDAGAGQLMPEKFICVFRDSYKVFVCNGKPKPLGAAQAMTGLLLCIIGLVVLDWNTVVYTLPSALFVVSGLLSYAAGTAPHMNLVKLSFSLNIFSFFWSIAAFSISMIHFHSSSTYQQNHVKMHQGVTGLIMSLLVVENITALFLIYWLSKAVCRQQFNTLPIIRLKQED; from the exons ATGAGGAGGACATTTGAGTGTAATGAATCCATGATCATCACTATTCCCATCGGGAATCTCAAGGATGCTGGAGCAGGTCAACTGATGCCGGAGAAATTCATCTGTGTGTTCCGAGATTCCTACAAAGTCTTTGTCTGCAATGGAAAACCAAAGCCTCTCGGA GCAGCTCAAGCCATGACTGGACTGCTTCTTTGTATCATTGGTCTGGTTGTGTTGGATTGGAACACAGTGGTCTACACTCTACCGAGTGCTCtg tttGTGGTCTCTGGTTTGCTGTCCTATGCTGCAGGAACAGCTCCACACATGAACCTG GTGAAGTTGTCATTCTCTCTgaacattttcagcttcttctggTCAATCGCTGCATTTTCTATCAGCATGATCCACTTCCACTCTTCATCAACTTACCAACAAAACCATGTCAAA ATGCATCAGGGTGTCACTGGATTGATCATGAGTCTCCTGGTTGTTGAAAACATTACAGCCCTGTTTTTGATCTACTGGctgagcaaagctgtgtgcagACAACAATTCAACACCTTG CCCATTATACGGCTGAAACAGGAAGACTGA
- the si:ch211-269k10.4 gene encoding uncharacterized protein si:ch211-269k10.4, producing the protein MACVDVDMDIHGGDEEPSRAGRQKLLAPKILEYQATTLVPDNKGQLHGLLQKQPAVLGSLQVASGLFSVGVGIVFAVTQNIDVSLFTLFRVAQLTGTLFIFAGVVSNLLFKYPALLSLSLKVNCGCIIVAVLSACLIAVDLAKWNTDNQYFLKMELLALFVMVLEVFLSAILCFWFSKEKRAKSP; encoded by the exons ATGGCCTGTGTTGACGTTGACATGGACATCCACGGAGGTGACGAGGAGCCGAGCAGAGCCGGCAGACAAAAGCTGCTTGCGCCCAAGATACTAGAGTACCAAGCTACAACGCTCGTGCCAGACAACAAAGGGCAGCTGCACGGGCTGCTGCAGAAGCAGCCTGCTGTGTTGGGG TCTCTGCAGGTGGCAAGTGGTCTCTTCAGCGTTGGAGTGGGGATTGTTTTCGCTGTGACCCAGAATATAGACGTGTCCCTCTTCACTTTGTTCAGAGTTGCCCAACTCACCGGAACGCTC TTCATCTTTGCCGGAGTTGTGTCCAACCTGCTGTTCAAATATCCGGCATTACTATCC CTGTCCCTGAAGGTGAACTGTGGCTGCATTATTGTAGCTGTGTTGTCTGCCTGTCTGATAGCTGTTGACTTGGCTAAATGGAATACagataatcaatattttttgaaG ATGGAGCTACTGGCACTTTTTGTGATGGTGCTTGAGGTTTTTCTCTCTGCAATCCTCTGCTTCTGGTTCTCTAAAGAGAAACGTGCAAAATCACCATGA